From a single Georhizobium profundi genomic region:
- a CDS encoding invasion associated locus B family protein, translating into MGFAVMASPAMAQAQAPASGQAPQGWYKACTQQAENDVCVVQNIVAAGNGQLLTAVGLISVEGQVNQRVMQVSVPSARLVQPGINMQIDGGQATKLDFAVCMPDKCVAEVPLSDAVVAEFKRGREVVFTSVNFQRAPNPISISLSGFTQAFDGEAMAQSELEERQRVLQEEMQRKAAEARQRLEEAQEAAKSN; encoded by the coding sequence ATGGGTTTCGCCGTGATGGCTTCGCCCGCCATGGCACAGGCGCAGGCACCGGCTTCCGGGCAGGCGCCCCAGGGCTGGTACAAGGCATGCACCCAGCAGGCTGAAAACGACGTCTGCGTCGTCCAGAACATCGTCGCCGCCGGCAATGGCCAGCTTCTGACCGCCGTCGGCCTGATTTCGGTCGAGGGCCAGGTCAATCAGCGCGTCATGCAGGTTTCCGTGCCTTCGGCGCGCCTCGTCCAGCCGGGCATCAACATGCAGATCGATGGCGGACAGGCCACCAAGCTCGACTTCGCCGTCTGCATGCCCGACAAATGCGTGGCGGAAGTTCCGTTGAGCGATGCTGTCGTGGCGGAATTCAAGCGCGGCCGCGAGGTCGTCTTCACGTCCGTCAACTTCCAGCGTGCGCCGAACCCGATCAGCATCTCGCTGTCGGGCTTCACCCAAGCATTCGATGGGGAAGCCATGGCGCAGTCGGAACTGGAAGAGCGCCAGCGAGTGCTTCAGGAAGAGATGCAGCGCAAGGCTGCCGAAGCGCGCCAGCGCCTCGAAGAAGCCCAGGAAGCCGCCAAGTCGAACTGA
- a CDS encoding UbiH/UbiF family hydroxylase has product MTKTFDAVVIGGGLAGCAAALLLAQGGRSVGFVAPKAPVKDGRTTALLMPSIALLDELDVWSHLNGKTAPLRTMRIADASRRLLRAPTVSFNSSEIDEDAFGHNVANADLLAALDDRIAETPSITRFDQPARSVSPEAAAPIVTLADGMEIEGRLIIAADGRNSVAREAAGIKTRVWSYPQSAIVLTFSHKLPHRDVSTEFHTEEGPFTQVPLSGNRSSLVWVVKPEHAERIMALSPDALNREIEDRLQSILGAVTVDSELQRFPLSGMVAENFGRGAIALVGEAAHLFPPIGAQGLNLGMRDVAELRNLPAHLEDRASVEAAIAKFDRARRPDIVSRTQAVDLLNRSLLNGLLPVQFARAAGLTLLAGTGPVRQLALKEGMKPGSAFSGFGGRLREQIRRQRAGRDREQQR; this is encoded by the coding sequence ATGACGAAGACATTCGATGCGGTCGTGATCGGTGGAGGCCTTGCCGGCTGTGCCGCGGCGCTCTTGCTCGCCCAGGGCGGCCGCTCGGTTGGCTTCGTAGCACCGAAGGCACCGGTCAAGGATGGCCGCACCACCGCCCTGTTGATGCCGTCGATCGCGCTTCTGGACGAACTCGACGTATGGTCGCACCTCAACGGCAAAACGGCCCCTCTGCGCACCATGAGGATCGCCGATGCGAGCCGCAGGCTGCTGCGCGCCCCGACCGTCTCGTTCAATTCCTCGGAGATCGACGAGGATGCCTTCGGCCACAACGTCGCCAATGCCGATCTGCTCGCTGCACTCGACGACCGGATCGCCGAGACGCCGTCTATCACCCGCTTCGACCAGCCGGCGCGCTCCGTTTCGCCGGAAGCCGCAGCACCCATCGTCACGCTCGCGGACGGCATGGAAATCGAAGGCCGGCTAATCATCGCTGCCGATGGCCGCAATTCCGTGGCGCGTGAGGCTGCGGGCATCAAGACACGTGTCTGGTCCTACCCGCAATCGGCGATCGTTCTGACATTTTCGCACAAGCTGCCCCACCGGGATGTCTCGACCGAATTCCACACGGAAGAAGGTCCATTCACCCAGGTCCCGCTTTCCGGCAACCGATCGAGCCTCGTCTGGGTGGTGAAACCCGAGCACGCAGAGCGCATCATGGCGCTCTCGCCGGACGCGCTGAACCGCGAGATCGAAGACCGCCTGCAGTCGATCCTTGGCGCTGTCACCGTCGACAGCGAACTACAGCGCTTTCCACTGTCCGGCATGGTCGCGGAAAACTTCGGTCGTGGCGCCATCGCGCTTGTCGGCGAAGCAGCCCACCTCTTTCCGCCGATCGGCGCGCAGGGCCTTAATCTCGGCATGCGCGATGTGGCGGAGCTGCGCAATCTGCCGGCTCATCTGGAAGACCGGGCGAGCGTCGAGGCCGCGATCGCCAAATTTGATCGCGCGCGCCGACCGGATATCGTCAGCCGCACCCAGGCGGTCGATCTTCTCAACCGGTCGCTGCTCAATGGTTTGCTCCCGGTGCAGTTTGCCCGCGCCGCTGGCCTCACCCTGCTCGCCGGCACCGGTCCCGTACGACAATTGGCGCTGAAGGAAGGCATGAAGCCCGGCAGCGCATTCTCGGGCTTCGGCGGTCGCTTACGGGAACAGATCCGGCGGCAGCGTGCCGGACGTGATCGCGAGCAGCAGCGCTGA
- the hspQ gene encoding heat shock protein HspQ yields MQERQAKFHIGQIVRHRVYPFRGVIFDVDPTFSNTEEWWNAIPAEVRPRKDQPFYHLFAENAETSYIAYVSEQNLVPDENAQPVRHPQVLEVFEGPTDGSYRPRGPIGH; encoded by the coding sequence ATGCAAGAGAGACAAGCCAAATTCCATATCGGCCAGATCGTGCGGCACCGGGTCTACCCGTTTCGCGGCGTGATCTTTGATGTCGACCCCACATTCTCGAACACGGAGGAATGGTGGAACGCCATCCCCGCTGAAGTGCGCCCCCGCAAGGACCAGCCCTTCTATCACCTTTTCGCCGAGAATGCCGAAACCTCATATATTGCCTATGTTTCGGAGCAGAACCTCGTGCCCGATGAGAACGCCCAGCCCGTGAGGCATCCTCAAGTTCTGGAGGTGTTCGAAGGGCCGACTGACGGCAGCTATCGGCCCCGCGGCCCCATCGGTCACTAA
- a CDS encoding AEC family transporter — MAEVFALVLPFFGMILIGYIAARIVRLPEEALGWFNVFIIYVALPALFFRLLADTPIEDLARFDFIAVNIAVTFAIFLAVFFVGRRLRGAPIEDATIQGLAGAYGNIGYMGPALAILAFGERAAVPVALIVCFENILHFSVTPMLMAAGRGRDRRPLQLVVRIAKRIAFHPFIISMVLGIAVAASGLTLPGSVSRLVEYLSQAAAPSALFVMGVTLALRPLKQRPVELGYIVPVKLILHPLAMYVALSAAGDFPAIWVFTAVLLAALPTATNVFVLAQQYGVWIERASATVLITTAGSVVTVSALLLAITSGTLPPDLFP, encoded by the coding sequence ATGGCCGAAGTTTTCGCACTCGTTCTGCCATTCTTCGGCATGATCCTGATCGGCTACATTGCTGCGCGCATTGTGCGGCTGCCGGAAGAGGCGCTTGGCTGGTTCAACGTCTTCATCATCTATGTGGCGCTGCCGGCGCTCTTCTTCCGGCTTCTGGCCGATACGCCGATCGAGGACCTGGCGCGGTTCGATTTCATCGCAGTCAACATCGCTGTCACCTTCGCGATCTTTCTGGCGGTATTCTTTGTGGGCCGGCGCCTGCGGGGGGCGCCGATCGAGGATGCGACAATTCAGGGTCTGGCGGGCGCCTATGGCAATATCGGCTATATGGGTCCGGCGCTGGCGATCCTTGCGTTCGGTGAACGCGCGGCCGTGCCGGTGGCGCTTATCGTCTGCTTCGAAAACATCCTGCATTTCTCGGTGACGCCGATGCTGATGGCGGCCGGGCGCGGTCGGGACAGGCGGCCGCTGCAGCTGGTGGTGAGGATTGCGAAGCGGATCGCATTCCATCCTTTCATCATTTCCATGGTGCTCGGCATAGCTGTCGCCGCTTCCGGGCTGACGCTGCCGGGCTCCGTCTCACGCCTCGTCGAATATTTGTCGCAGGCAGCCGCACCGTCGGCGCTCTTCGTCATGGGCGTGACGCTTGCATTGCGGCCGCTGAAGCAGCGGCCGGTCGAGCTTGGCTATATCGTTCCGGTAAAACTGATCCTTCACCCGCTTGCCATGTACGTCGCATTGTCGGCGGCCGGCGATTTTCCGGCGATCTGGGTTTTCACGGCAGTTCTTCTGGCAGCCTTGCCGACGGCGACGAATGTCTTCGTGCTGGCGCAGCAATATGGCGTCTGGATCGAAAGGGCGTCGGCGACCGTGCTGATCACCACGGCCGGATCGGTCGTGACCGTGTCAGCGCTGCTGCTCGCGATCACGTCCGGCACGCTGCCGCCGGATCTGTTCCCGTAA
- the pcsA gene encoding phosphatidylcholine synthase encodes MTLLRRIGTKLYSYRRLPYAEIRAFSVHILTASGAYLAFLAVVAAAELRFVDMFWWLGFALLVDGIDGPIARRLNVKEVLPGWSGEQLDNVIDYVTYVLIPAFALYQSGMIGEIMSFVCAALIVISSAIYYANMGMKTSENFFSGFPVVWNMLVFTLFAIEASEWTAMIVVFVAVILTFLPIYFLHPVRVIRLRALNLPIFLIWCVLSGWALLLHFDSPLWLQWAVSLSALYLSVIGGIMQWFPKLGARAA; translated from the coding sequence ATGACCCTTTTGCGCCGCATCGGCACCAAACTCTACAGCTACCGGCGTCTGCCTTATGCCGAGATCCGCGCCTTTTCGGTGCATATTCTCACGGCATCAGGTGCCTATCTGGCATTCCTTGCAGTCGTTGCAGCGGCTGAACTGCGCTTCGTCGACATGTTCTGGTGGCTCGGCTTCGCCTTGCTCGTCGATGGCATTGATGGTCCGATCGCGCGGCGGCTGAACGTCAAGGAAGTTCTGCCTGGCTGGTCGGGCGAGCAACTCGACAATGTGATCGATTACGTGACCTACGTGCTGATCCCGGCATTCGCGCTCTATCAGAGCGGGATGATCGGCGAGATCATGTCGTTCGTGTGCGCGGCGCTGATCGTGATTTCGAGCGCGATCTATTATGCCAATATGGGCATGAAGACGTCCGAGAACTTCTTTTCCGGCTTTCCGGTCGTCTGGAACATGCTGGTCTTTACCCTCTTCGCCATCGAGGCGAGCGAGTGGACGGCGATGATCGTCGTGTTCGTGGCGGTGATCCTGACCTTCCTGCCGATCTATTTCCTGCATCCCGTGCGCGTCATCCGCTTGCGGGCGCTCAATCTTCCGATCTTTCTGATCTGGTGCGTGCTGTCCGGCTGGGCGCTGCTGTTGCATTTCGACAGCCCTCTGTGGCTGCAATGGGCGGTGAGCCTCAGCGCGCTCTACCTGTCGGTGATCGGTGGCATCATGCAATGGTTTCCAAAGCTCGGCGCGCGCGCGGCCTGA
- a CDS encoding extracellular solute-binding protein has protein sequence MGRFSPTVALAIAAAFLPALLSPASAEPVHAIAMHGEPALGPDFEHLPYVDPDAPKGGSIAYGVVGTFDSLNPFILQSMRTTARGVIDQEYGNLVYESLMFRSRDEPFTLYGLIAETAEWDEERSFIEFQLHPEARFSDGEPIKPEDVIFSFELLTEKGRPPYSTRLNFVDKLEKIGERGVRFTFGEDASRELPLLIAMSPILPKHAIDPETFDRSSLRPPIGSGPYLVARVEPGQRITFERDPDYWARDLPVKRGQDNFDTVTVEYFLSASSQFEAFKRGLFDVFPEGSPTAWARSYNFPAVTDGRIVKDEFRPQLPSGMLGFVFNTRRDIFADRRVRRALAMLFDFEWANRTLFDGAYTRTQSYWQGSDFSSLGTPANALEKDLLAPFPDAVMPAIMDGSFTMPRTSGAGRDRESQRAAYDLLREAGYRIEGGRMVDENGRQLSFEVMTQNEGQEKLALAYQRTLTSLGIAMRIRTVDDAQYQQRSLAYDYDMIVKSYPSTLSPGAEQNWRWHSSSRDPQGTFNFAGAADPAIDAMIDAMLNARSDEEFTAAVRAFDRVLLSGWYMVPLYHVEEQWVARWAHIERPETTPIYGYTLPTWWDGRVAGE, from the coding sequence ATGGGTCGCTTTTCTCCGACCGTGGCGCTCGCCATTGCCGCCGCCTTCCTGCCGGCACTTCTGTCGCCTGCCTCCGCCGAACCGGTTCATGCCATCGCCATGCACGGCGAACCGGCCCTTGGCCCGGATTTCGAGCACCTGCCCTATGTCGATCCCGATGCGCCGAAGGGCGGCAGCATCGCCTATGGCGTGGTCGGCACGTTCGACAGCCTCAACCCGTTCATCCTGCAGTCCATGCGCACCACGGCGCGTGGCGTCATCGACCAGGAATACGGCAACCTCGTCTACGAATCGCTGATGTTTCGCAGCCGCGACGAACCCTTCACGCTCTATGGCCTGATCGCCGAGACCGCCGAATGGGATGAGGAGCGCAGCTTCATCGAGTTTCAGCTCCACCCGGAAGCGCGCTTTTCCGATGGCGAGCCCATCAAGCCGGAAGACGTGATCTTCTCCTTCGAACTGCTCACCGAAAAAGGTCGCCCGCCCTATTCGACCCGGCTGAATTTCGTCGACAAGCTCGAAAAAATCGGCGAGCGCGGCGTACGCTTCACTTTCGGCGAAGATGCGAGCCGCGAATTGCCATTGCTGATCGCCATGAGCCCGATCCTGCCGAAGCACGCGATCGATCCGGAAACGTTCGACCGCTCTTCCCTTCGCCCCCCGATCGGCTCCGGCCCCTATCTGGTCGCCAGGGTCGAGCCGGGCCAGCGCATCACCTTCGAACGCGACCCCGATTACTGGGCCCGCGACCTGCCGGTCAAACGCGGCCAGGACAATTTCGACACCGTAACGGTGGAGTATTTCCTCTCGGCGAGCTCTCAGTTCGAGGCGTTCAAGCGCGGCCTGTTCGACGTCTTTCCCGAGGGCAGCCCCACCGCCTGGGCGCGGTCCTACAATTTCCCGGCCGTTACCGATGGCCGGATCGTCAAGGACGAGTTCCGCCCGCAGCTTCCCTCCGGCATGCTGGGCTTCGTCTTCAACACGCGACGCGACATCTTCGCCGATCGACGGGTGCGCCGGGCGCTTGCCATGCTCTTCGATTTCGAATGGGCGAACCGTACGCTCTTCGACGGGGCCTACACGCGCACGCAGAGCTATTGGCAGGGTTCGGACTTCTCGAGCCTGGGAACGCCCGCCAATGCGCTGGAGAAGGACCTACTCGCACCGTTCCCCGATGCCGTGATGCCTGCGATCATGGACGGCAGCTTCACCATGCCACGCACCAGTGGCGCCGGCCGCGACCGCGAAAGCCAGCGTGCCGCCTATGATCTGCTGCGAGAGGCCGGCTATCGTATCGAGGGCGGCCGCATGGTCGATGAGAACGGCCGGCAGTTGTCCTTCGAGGTGATGACACAAAACGAAGGCCAGGAAAAACTCGCGCTCGCCTACCAGCGCACCCTCACCTCTCTCGGCATCGCCATGCGCATCCGCACGGTCGACGACGCGCAGTACCAGCAGCGAAGCCTCGCTTACGACTACGACATGATCGTCAAGTCCTACCCGTCGACCCTTTCTCCCGGCGCTGAGCAGAACTGGCGCTGGCACTCCAGCTCGCGCGATCCGCAAGGCACCTTCAACTTCGCCGGTGCCGCCGACCCGGCGATCGATGCGATGATCGACGCGATGCTCAACGCTCGCAGCGACGAAGAATTCACCGCTGCTGTTCGCGCTTTCGATCGGGTGCTGCTGTCGGGCTGGTACATGGTGCCGCTCTACCACGTCGAAGAACAATGGGTCGCACGTTGGGCCCATATCGAACGGCCGGAAACAACACCCATATATGGATACACGCTGCCCACATGGTGGGACGGCCGCGTGGCCGGCGAATAG